One genomic region from Arthrobacter sp. YN encodes:
- a CDS encoding amino acid permease: MESSTPLKLDHPADTPLAPPEPGLRRSMGPRHLIMIAMGGVIGSGLFLSSGYTISQAGPLGAVIAYLVGAFVVYLVMACLGELAIAYPVSGAFHIYASRSIGPATGFATAWLYWLCWAVAIGSEFTASGLLMQRWFPDVEVWVWCLVFAAILFGFNAFSSKFFGESEFWFSIVKVGAIIALIVFGGAALFGFHPLAESGNHPFLFENFNTSGGLFPNGFTGVLVTALAVFYAFSGSELIGVAAGETKDPAKNIPKAMRSTVIRLLIFFVGAIAVIAATVPYDQVGLDESPFVTVFSSVGIPFAADIMNFVIITALLSAGNSGLFSCARMLYSLADEGHGPRALKKLTRRGIPLVALSVSMVGGLASLVSSVAAPETVYLALVSIAGFAVVGVWMSITASHFFHRRAFIRNGGKVADLAYKAPFFPVLPILAFTLCLVSLIGIAFDPTQIAALYFGVPFVAACYLFFHFRYGPKAKAKRSV; encoded by the coding sequence ATGGAATCTTCTACACCCCTGAAACTGGATCATCCAGCCGATACCCCCTTGGCGCCGCCGGAACCCGGTTTGCGCCGCTCCATGGGACCACGGCACCTGATCATGATCGCGATGGGAGGTGTGATCGGTTCAGGTCTCTTCCTGAGTTCGGGCTACACCATTTCGCAAGCGGGCCCGCTGGGGGCAGTGATCGCCTACTTGGTTGGCGCCTTCGTGGTCTATCTGGTGATGGCATGCCTTGGCGAACTCGCCATTGCCTACCCCGTCTCCGGCGCCTTCCACATCTACGCGTCCCGCTCGATCGGCCCGGCAACCGGCTTCGCTACGGCCTGGCTCTACTGGCTCTGCTGGGCCGTGGCCATCGGATCTGAGTTCACAGCCTCAGGCTTGCTCATGCAGCGCTGGTTCCCCGATGTTGAGGTCTGGGTGTGGTGCCTCGTCTTCGCTGCCATCCTCTTCGGCTTCAACGCTTTCTCCTCCAAGTTCTTCGGGGAATCCGAGTTCTGGTTCTCCATCGTCAAAGTGGGGGCGATCATCGCGTTGATCGTCTTCGGCGGGGCCGCACTGTTTGGATTCCATCCCCTCGCAGAGTCCGGCAACCACCCTTTCCTCTTTGAGAACTTCAATACCTCAGGTGGCCTCTTCCCCAACGGTTTCACCGGTGTCCTTGTCACCGCCCTGGCCGTCTTCTATGCCTTCTCCGGCTCTGAACTGATCGGAGTTGCGGCTGGTGAGACCAAGGACCCTGCAAAGAACATCCCCAAGGCCATGCGCAGCACCGTCATCCGGCTCCTGATCTTCTTTGTGGGCGCCATTGCCGTCATCGCGGCAACAGTCCCTTACGACCAAGTGGGATTGGATGAAAGTCCCTTCGTCACGGTTTTCTCCTCTGTGGGCATCCCGTTCGCGGCGGACATCATGAACTTTGTCATCATCACCGCGTTGTTGTCAGCCGGGAACAGCGGATTGTTCTCCTGTGCACGAATGCTCTATTCACTGGCCGATGAAGGACATGGCCCCCGGGCACTCAAGAAGCTGACCCGGCGCGGAATACCCCTGGTTGCCCTTTCCGTCAGCATGGTAGGCGGGCTGGCGTCCCTGGTCAGCAGTGTGGCTGCACCGGAGACCGTCTACCTGGCCCTGGTGTCCATTGCCGGATTCGCGGTGGTGGGAGTCTGGATGTCCATCACTGCCTCACATTTCTTCCACCGGAGGGCATTCATCCGGAATGGCGGAAAGGTGGCCGATCTGGCCTACAAAGCCCCCTTCTTCCCGGTGCTGCCCATCCTGGCTTTTACCCTCTGCCTGGTATCCCTGATAGGAATAGCCTTCGACCCCACCCAGATCGCTGCCCTGTACTTTGGTGTTCCGTTCGTTGCGGCTTGCTACCTGTTCTTCCACTTCCGCTACGGCCCGAAGGCCAAGGCAAAGCGTTCGGTCTGA
- a CDS encoding Lrp/AsnC family transcriptional regulator — protein MERAGLDGIDQRILAELTKNARVPHAELAGKVLLSRNAVRQRIDRMERQGYIQGYTVVAGVDAESLVSAFLMVYRKDRMRGADVLNELRSIPEVVLCDVLSGDFDLIVRVEARSLGRVQEIWEQIAALPGVSDTVTAMTLSNVIRRASI, from the coding sequence ATGGAGCGGGCTGGTCTGGACGGCATCGATCAAAGGATCCTCGCGGAACTGACCAAGAATGCCCGCGTCCCTCACGCCGAACTTGCCGGCAAGGTTCTTCTGTCCAGAAATGCGGTGCGGCAGCGGATCGACCGGATGGAACGGCAGGGCTATATCCAGGGCTACACAGTGGTGGCTGGAGTAGATGCCGAATCCCTGGTTTCGGCCTTCCTGATGGTTTACCGCAAGGACAGGATGCGGGGGGCTGACGTCCTGAACGAACTCCGATCCATTCCGGAAGTGGTCCTGTGCGATGTCCTCAGTGGCGACTTTGACCTCATTGTCCGCGTCGAAGCGCGATCCCTTGGCCGCGTCCAGGAGATCTGGGAGCAGATCGCTGCCCTCCCGGGAGTAAGCGACACCGTGACGGCAATGACCTTGTCCAACGTCATCCGACGGGCGTCGATCTAG
- a CDS encoding response regulator: MTEDIIKVLLVDDQPLLRMGFRLILEGEDDFHVVGEASDGVEAVRQVEALAPDVILMDVRMPTMDGIEATRRISDSGSEARVIILTTFDLDEYAFTGLQAGASAFLLKDVAPSELVHAVRLVASGDAVVAPRVTQRLLETYVRGGALPGQPPTPHRDPLLDDLTPRETEILTTIAEGLSNAEIAHKFFLSEATVKTHVRRILSKLQLRDRVQVVVYAYETGLVVPSNPDY, translated from the coding sequence ATGACAGAAGACATCATCAAAGTGCTGCTCGTGGATGATCAGCCACTGCTTCGGATGGGCTTCCGGCTCATTCTGGAAGGCGAGGACGACTTCCATGTAGTCGGCGAGGCGTCCGATGGCGTCGAAGCCGTACGCCAAGTAGAAGCACTCGCGCCGGATGTGATCCTGATGGACGTGCGGATGCCCACCATGGACGGGATTGAGGCAACGCGACGGATCTCGGATTCCGGGTCCGAGGCACGGGTCATCATCCTTACTACCTTCGACCTCGATGAGTATGCCTTCACCGGTTTGCAGGCCGGTGCCTCCGCCTTCCTGCTCAAGGACGTTGCACCCTCGGAACTGGTCCACGCTGTGCGCCTCGTGGCCAGCGGCGATGCCGTGGTGGCTCCCCGTGTGACGCAGCGGCTCCTGGAAACGTATGTTCGTGGAGGCGCCCTGCCCGGGCAGCCACCAACTCCCCACCGGGACCCGTTGCTGGACGATCTCACGCCACGCGAAACCGAGATCCTCACCACCATCGCCGAGGGCCTGTCCAACGCGGAGATCGCCCATAAGTTCTTCCTCTCCGAGGCGACCGTCAAGACCCACGTCCGCCGGATCCTGAGCAAACTCCAGTTGCGGGACCGGGTGCAGGTGGTGGTTTACGCCTACGAGACCGGGCTTGTGGTGCCGAGCAACCCTGATTACTGA
- a CDS encoding sensor histidine kinase, which yields MTEAPQVKDASTATVDASFAEITQRRRGRIRRYFYERPRAMDAVVILCYVLLALPTIITSIAEGKWLVVALLLMIAAVLMFRRRYPLQVVAAVVLLEVAAAILNPWGSNVSAGLWFALYAVASIRKRSLALVVFVAASLPLSLLYLFMWTIPSGMDTLQEVPENFHLINNIATAVTIMLSNLLATGIGISVRQRREHEAEIAAWAARTTHLGKVTERNRIAREMHDVVAHSLTVMVSLSDGAAVVVRKNPERAAEVLGELSRTGRTALADMRRVLGVLRDDSGRPAPLTPLESGHNLSKLLDGFRTAGLPLHYAHTGPGLPADPAFELTVYRIVQESLTNVLRYGRSLSRVDVQVARDADLVTIDVHDDGRGTVEGGSEPVGSLGTGQGIAGMNERAGIYAGIVTAGPSKRGGWAVHAELRWAGDKGES from the coding sequence ATGACTGAAGCTCCACAGGTGAAGGACGCGTCCACCGCTACGGTGGACGCGTCCTTCGCTGAAATCACCCAGCGCCGCAGGGGCCGCATCCGGCGCTACTTCTATGAGCGCCCCCGCGCCATGGATGCCGTGGTGATCCTCTGCTACGTACTCCTGGCCCTGCCCACCATCATCACTTCCATCGCCGAGGGCAAGTGGCTGGTGGTGGCCCTGCTGCTGATGATCGCGGCTGTGCTGATGTTCAGGCGCCGGTACCCGCTTCAAGTGGTGGCCGCCGTCGTCCTTCTGGAGGTTGCGGCCGCCATCCTGAACCCGTGGGGTTCCAACGTCTCAGCGGGCCTGTGGTTTGCGCTGTACGCCGTGGCATCCATCAGGAAGCGCAGCCTCGCTTTGGTGGTGTTTGTTGCCGCCAGCCTGCCCCTGAGCTTGCTTTATCTGTTCATGTGGACGATTCCCAGCGGCATGGACACCCTGCAGGAGGTCCCGGAGAACTTCCACCTGATCAACAACATCGCCACCGCGGTGACCATCATGTTGTCCAACCTCCTGGCCACCGGCATTGGTATTTCCGTGCGCCAGCGGCGGGAGCATGAGGCCGAGATCGCTGCCTGGGCAGCCCGCACCACCCATCTGGGCAAGGTGACCGAGCGGAACAGGATCGCCCGCGAGATGCACGACGTCGTGGCACACTCCCTGACGGTGATGGTCAGCCTGTCGGACGGTGCTGCCGTGGTGGTCAGGAAGAATCCGGAGCGCGCCGCCGAGGTCCTGGGCGAATTGTCCCGGACCGGCAGGACCGCCTTGGCCGATATGCGCCGCGTGCTGGGCGTCCTTCGCGACGACTCGGGGCGGCCGGCACCGCTCACGCCCCTGGAATCCGGGCACAACCTCTCGAAGCTCCTGGATGGCTTCCGGACCGCGGGTCTGCCGCTGCATTATGCGCACACAGGCCCTGGATTACCGGCCGATCCCGCCTTTGAACTCACCGTCTACCGGATTGTGCAAGAGTCGCTGACCAACGTCCTGCGGTACGGCCGCTCACTGAGCCGCGTTGACGTCCAGGTGGCGCGGGACGCCGATCTGGTCACCATTGACGTACACGACGACGGTCGTGGAACCGTGGAGGGCGGCAGCGAACCCGTGGGCAGCCTGGGCACCGGGCAGGGCATCGCAGGAATGAATGAACGCGCCGGAATTTATGCTGGAATCGTTACTGCCGGCCCCAGCAAAAGGGGAGGCTGGGCAGTTCACGCCGAGCTCCGCTGGGCCGGCGACAAGGGGGAATCATGA
- a CDS encoding ABC transporter permease subunit gives MSTTTMDRKSIRNSVGPGPAFHRVLNSEFIKFRTLMSTLILLASTALVMVGFAALSAWGTGQFAEQVANDPEAAAAMAAQGGDLAVSIPTSGISFAQLILGSLGVLLMSSEFTTGMARSTFAAVPKRLSPFLAKLIVVMVSAFLLTAVSIYIAGLVSLPIVDNYDLKLDLGSSQSVKLLLVNSLYVAAVAAIGMALGTIVRNSAGGIMSLVGLLFVAPIAFQLIPGDFFKEANKYLPTSTITPMTAVEHVPETLEAWQAALVLGAWVVVPVALAMLLLKKRDV, from the coding sequence ATGAGCACCACCACTATGGACCGTAAGTCCATCCGTAACTCCGTCGGTCCTGGACCGGCATTCCACCGCGTGCTGAACTCGGAATTCATCAAGTTCCGCACGCTGATGTCCACTTTGATCCTTTTGGCCTCCACAGCCTTGGTGATGGTGGGTTTCGCCGCCCTCTCGGCCTGGGGAACCGGGCAGTTTGCTGAGCAGGTTGCCAACGATCCCGAAGCCGCGGCTGCCATGGCCGCCCAGGGCGGGGACCTGGCCGTCAGCATTCCCACCTCGGGCATCTCGTTCGCCCAGCTCATCCTCGGCTCCTTGGGTGTCCTGCTGATGAGCTCCGAATTCACCACCGGCATGGCACGCTCCACGTTTGCCGCCGTCCCCAAGCGGCTCTCACCGTTCCTGGCCAAGCTCATTGTGGTCATGGTCAGCGCCTTCCTGCTGACGGCCGTGTCCATCTACATTGCCGGCCTGGTGTCCCTCCCGATCGTGGATAACTACGACCTCAAGCTGGACCTTGGCAGCTCGCAGTCCGTCAAGCTCCTCCTGGTCAACAGCCTCTACGTGGCAGCAGTAGCAGCCATCGGCATGGCCCTTGGAACCATCGTCCGGAACTCGGCCGGCGGCATCATGAGCCTGGTGGGACTGCTGTTCGTTGCGCCGATCGCCTTCCAGCTCATTCCCGGCGATTTCTTCAAGGAAGCCAACAAGTACCTCCCCACCAGCACCATCACCCCGATGACCGCCGTCGAGCATGTTCCTGAAACGCTGGAAGCGTGGCAGGCCGCGCTGGTCCTGGGTGCCTGGGTTGTTGTACCGGTTGCGCTGGCCATGCTCCTGCTGAAGAAGCGGGACGTCTAG
- a CDS encoding ABC transporter ATP-binding protein has protein sequence MIEAKGLTKVYGEKTAVGGVSFTVQAGRVTGFLGPNGAGKSTTMRMIMGLDAPSSGSVTVNGEPFAQHKAPLREIGALLDAKAVHTSRTAYNHLLAMAATHSIPKSRVREVIEMTGLGDVAKKKVKGFSLGMGQRLGIAAALLGDPQTIILDEPVNGLDPEGVVWVRNLVKYLASEGRTVFLSSHLMSEMALTADHLIVIGRGKIIADAPIAEIITGKGHARTRVRTDQPERLMQLLAGTGVSVEVHERELLEVSGLDPRGIARTALENQVMVYELTPLQASLEEAYMELTKDEVEYHSHITTGASVPAQAGGK, from the coding sequence ATGATCGAAGCAAAAGGCCTGACCAAGGTCTACGGCGAGAAGACCGCCGTCGGCGGTGTCAGTTTCACTGTCCAGGCTGGACGGGTGACCGGCTTCCTGGGTCCGAACGGTGCCGGCAAGTCCACCACCATGCGCATGATCATGGGGCTGGACGCTCCGTCGTCGGGCTCTGTGACGGTGAATGGTGAACCATTCGCCCAGCACAAAGCACCGCTCCGCGAGATCGGCGCCCTCCTGGACGCCAAGGCAGTTCACACGAGCCGCACCGCGTACAACCACCTGCTCGCCATGGCAGCGACGCACAGCATCCCCAAGAGCAGGGTCCGCGAAGTCATTGAAATGACCGGCCTGGGCGATGTAGCAAAGAAGAAGGTCAAGGGATTCTCGCTCGGAATGGGTCAGCGCCTCGGCATTGCCGCTGCGCTGCTGGGCGATCCGCAGACCATCATTCTGGATGAGCCCGTCAACGGCCTGGACCCTGAAGGTGTGGTGTGGGTCCGCAACCTCGTGAAGTACCTGGCCTCCGAGGGCCGCACGGTCTTCCTTTCCAGCCACCTCATGAGCGAGATGGCACTGACAGCAGACCACCTGATCGTGATCGGCCGCGGCAAGATCATTGCCGATGCGCCCATCGCCGAAATCATTACCGGCAAAGGCCACGCACGGACCCGTGTCCGCACCGACCAGCCGGAACGCCTCATGCAGCTCCTGGCCGGAACCGGCGTTTCCGTGGAGGTCCACGAGCGCGAACTCCTCGAGGTGTCCGGACTGGACCCCCGGGGCATCGCCAGGACCGCCCTGGAAAACCAGGTCATGGTGTACGAGCTCACTCCGCTCCAGGCAAGCCTGGAAGAGGCGTACATGGAACTGACCAAGGACGAGGTGGAATACCACTCGCACATCACCACCGGGGCCTCGGTTCCCGCCCAGGCCGGAGGGAAATAG
- a CDS encoding bifunctional phosphatase PAP2/diacylglycerol kinase family protein gives MRGIVGKAPRRVAGFDHFLVRAVSRQPQGDHDVFFRRLSSAATKGKLWFGIAGIMSAFPGKPRRAALHGVLALGVASGVTNVIFKRVLPRRRPLPEHLPLFRFVNPQPTSSSMPSGHSASAVAFAVGAGMVSPALGTVLAPLAAGVAYSRVHTGAHWPSDVVFGSALGAGAALLTRRWWPAKPAEPTPRRTPAEAPAIADGEGLSIAVNVLGGSYSPETGELLRVIFPKAHIREIAEGDDVAAEIDAAATRPGTVALGVWGGDGTVGTAAAAAVEHSLPLLVLPGGTLNHFARDLGTSSIDDAIEAVTKGQAAAVDLGHVVVQRGLPETPETTELAMLNTASVGVYPNLVRRRERLQPAMGKPLASVVASLRTFGVNSPTTLTVGGVKHKLWILYMGRGRFYPSDHAPLRRPVLDDGVFDLRMITADEPFARARLLWAVVTGTVAASKVTHLTEATTITVEAIGQPLVLAVDGEPKPGVRSATFTVKPRELRVYSPLPAG, from the coding sequence ATGCGAGGCATCGTGGGCAAGGCCCCCAGACGAGTTGCAGGATTCGACCACTTTCTGGTCCGGGCTGTCTCCAGGCAGCCCCAGGGCGACCACGATGTCTTCTTCAGAAGGCTTTCGTCCGCGGCCACCAAGGGAAAGCTCTGGTTCGGGATTGCCGGAATCATGTCCGCGTTCCCGGGGAAACCGCGCAGGGCGGCTCTTCATGGCGTGTTGGCCTTGGGCGTTGCTTCAGGCGTCACCAACGTCATCTTCAAGCGGGTACTCCCCCGGCGGCGCCCGCTTCCTGAGCACCTGCCGCTGTTTCGCTTCGTGAACCCGCAGCCAACCAGCTCATCGATGCCGTCCGGGCATTCTGCCTCTGCGGTAGCTTTCGCCGTGGGTGCCGGGATGGTTTCACCGGCACTCGGCACGGTGCTGGCGCCCCTTGCCGCAGGTGTTGCCTATTCCCGCGTTCATACGGGAGCCCATTGGCCCTCCGATGTGGTCTTCGGTTCGGCCTTGGGAGCAGGCGCGGCGCTACTGACGCGCCGGTGGTGGCCCGCCAAGCCCGCAGAACCAACGCCGCGCCGAACGCCTGCAGAAGCTCCCGCTATCGCCGACGGCGAGGGGCTGAGTATTGCGGTCAACGTCCTTGGAGGGTCCTACTCCCCCGAAACCGGTGAGCTTCTCCGAGTTATATTCCCCAAAGCGCATATACGTGAAATCGCGGAGGGGGACGACGTCGCCGCGGAAATAGACGCCGCAGCCACCCGGCCCGGCACCGTTGCGCTGGGCGTGTGGGGCGGAGACGGAACGGTGGGCACTGCCGCCGCGGCCGCCGTCGAACATTCACTGCCGCTGCTTGTGCTGCCCGGCGGAACCCTCAACCATTTTGCCCGCGACCTCGGCACCAGCTCTATCGACGACGCCATTGAGGCGGTAACCAAGGGGCAGGCAGCCGCGGTTGACCTGGGGCATGTAGTGGTGCAGCGTGGCCTGCCTGAGACGCCCGAAACTACGGAGCTGGCCATGTTGAACACCGCCAGCGTAGGCGTGTATCCGAACCTGGTTCGTCGCCGGGAACGACTGCAGCCGGCTATGGGTAAGCCGCTGGCCAGCGTGGTGGCATCGCTGCGCACCTTCGGAGTGAACTCCCCCACCACGCTCACCGTGGGCGGGGTTAAGCACAAGCTCTGGATCCTCTACATGGGACGGGGAAGGTTCTATCCCAGCGACCACGCACCGCTTCGCCGGCCCGTGCTTGACGACGGGGTTTTCGATCTGCGGATGATCACAGCGGACGAGCCGTTCGCCCGTGCGCGGCTGCTGTGGGCGGTAGTGACCGGCACGGTTGCTGCCTCCAAAGTCACCCACCTGACCGAGGCCACCACCATCACCGTGGAGGCGATCGGGCAGCCCCTGGTCCTGGCGGTGGACGGCGAACCGAAGCCCGGGGTGCGCAGTGCCACCTTCACCGTGAAACCGCGCGAGCTGCGCGTGTACTCGCCGCTCCCGGCCGGCTGA
- a CDS encoding phosphatase PAP2 family protein: protein MIRVLLPRRQPGWQLVVPAVLLLLAFMVPGIMILAGQGEPAFNGVDTTWQAFTFTLHSPFWDGVNAVLNWAGYAGILVFHVVLALALLVWQRPMGAVFAATSGVIALALTQLAKAVVGRDRPQGAQVLTDTGSYPSGHVSATTAFLMVLAILLGRWWMTLLAAVGVIAMMVSRTYLSAHWLSDVLGGACLAAGVVLIMWWRFREICIKENELADGRTIWAAKASRRLQAGERAE from the coding sequence ATGATTCGTGTCCTGCTTCCACGTCGACAGCCCGGGTGGCAACTGGTTGTCCCGGCCGTGCTGCTTCTCCTTGCCTTCATGGTGCCGGGCATCATGATCCTGGCCGGACAGGGCGAGCCTGCGTTCAACGGCGTTGACACCACCTGGCAGGCCTTCACCTTTACTCTGCATTCGCCCTTCTGGGACGGCGTGAACGCGGTACTCAACTGGGCGGGCTACGCCGGGATCCTGGTATTCCACGTGGTGCTCGCCCTTGCGCTCCTGGTCTGGCAACGGCCCATGGGAGCAGTCTTTGCCGCGACCTCCGGCGTCATCGCACTGGCCCTGACGCAGCTGGCCAAAGCCGTGGTGGGTCGGGACAGGCCCCAGGGCGCTCAGGTCCTCACAGATACCGGCTCATACCCCTCGGGGCATGTATCGGCCACCACTGCGTTCCTCATGGTTTTGGCCATCCTGCTGGGACGCTGGTGGATGACCTTGCTGGCTGCCGTAGGTGTCATAGCCATGATGGTCAGCCGCACCTATCTCTCGGCACATTGGCTCAGCGATGTCCTTGGCGGCGCCTGCCTTGCTGCCGGTGTCGTCCTGATCATGTGGTGGCGGTTCAGGGAAATATGCATCAAAGAGAATGAACTGGCGGATGGCCGGACTATTTGGGCGGCAAAGGCTTCGCGACGCCTGCAAGCAGGAGAGCGAGCAGAATAG
- a CDS encoding MFS transporter codes for MTTNTRSTTNVNAAAVATFLIFGMNGLVFASWAARIPAVTEALSLTSGQMGTLLLCTAVGSLLALPSAGWVVGRIGTANTVRVAGIVAGAAGAGIAFSLMAASVPATAIALFFFGIGIGLWDVAQNIEGADVEHRLKRTIMPQFHAAFSGGAFLGALIGAGLSQLGVGLPQHLLVIAAIAVALALTVPKYFLPHEAAEVHDDGAPVAKGPSAWRDGRTLLIGVVVLGATLTEGAGNDWIAKAAVDGLGASESTGALLFALFVLAMTIMRFFGGKAIDTFGRVSVLRASMAAAAVGLALFVFAGNVILAGVGAALWGIGAALAFPMGMSAAADDPKHAAARVSVVSTIGYVAFLAGPPLLGYLGDHTGIHLALLAIGAPILLALLLAGVAKPLPPK; via the coding sequence GGCATGAACGGGTTGGTGTTTGCCAGCTGGGCTGCACGCATTCCGGCGGTGACGGAGGCGCTCAGCCTGACGTCCGGCCAGATGGGCACCCTGCTGCTCTGCACCGCCGTCGGGTCCTTGCTGGCGCTGCCGTCGGCCGGCTGGGTGGTGGGCAGGATCGGCACGGCCAATACGGTTCGTGTGGCGGGCATCGTGGCGGGAGCTGCGGGCGCAGGAATTGCCTTCTCCCTGATGGCCGCATCAGTGCCGGCCACGGCGATTGCCCTGTTCTTCTTTGGTATCGGCATTGGTTTGTGGGACGTAGCCCAGAACATCGAGGGTGCCGACGTTGAGCATCGGCTCAAGCGCACCATCATGCCGCAGTTCCACGCTGCCTTCTCCGGCGGTGCTTTCCTTGGCGCGCTGATTGGCGCAGGTCTCTCACAGCTTGGCGTCGGTCTCCCTCAACACTTGCTGGTTATCGCAGCCATTGCCGTTGCCTTGGCGCTGACGGTCCCCAAGTACTTCCTTCCGCATGAGGCCGCAGAAGTTCACGACGACGGCGCTCCGGTTGCGAAGGGGCCTTCGGCTTGGCGGGACGGCAGGACGCTGCTGATCGGCGTCGTAGTCCTGGGCGCCACGCTGACCGAAGGCGCGGGCAACGACTGGATCGCGAAGGCTGCCGTGGACGGGCTTGGCGCCTCGGAATCCACGGGTGCGCTGCTGTTCGCGCTCTTCGTCCTGGCGATGACCATCATGCGGTTCTTCGGTGGCAAAGCGATCGACACGTTTGGCCGCGTGAGCGTCCTGCGGGCCAGCATGGCGGCAGCCGCCGTGGGCCTGGCACTGTTTGTCTTCGCCGGCAACGTTATCCTGGCCGGCGTTGGTGCGGCATTGTGGGGCATCGGTGCGGCCCTGGCCTTCCCCATGGGCATGTCAGCCGCTGCGGACGACCCCAAGCATGCCGCTGCACGGGTTTCCGTTGTTTCCACCATCGGCTACGTCGCCTTCCTGGCGGGCCCACCCCTCTTGGGTTACTTGGGCGACCACACCGGAATCCACCTGGCATTGCTGGCCATCGGAGCGCCTATTCTGCTCGCTCTCCTGCTTGCAGGCGTCGCGAAGCCTTTGCCGCCCAAATAG